A portion of the Macrobrachium nipponense isolate FS-2020 chromosome 12, ASM1510439v2, whole genome shotgun sequence genome contains these proteins:
- the LOC135224514 gene encoding uncharacterized protein LOC135224514 — translation MVDFEDFEQQINGDSALRKSLVHRLQILGGATVKAAVKTMIDFCMTSGLQYEFNWEGHLGCKTKTNTCKKGFKNTTLCGIIINILVNKTQLSTDETEVGKTMLCM, via the exons ATGGTAGACTTTGAGGACTTTGAACAACAGATAAATGGGGACAGTGCACTTAGAAAGTCACTG GTACATCGACTCCAGATTCTTGGGGGAGCAACCGTCAAAGCAGCAGTCAAAACCATGATTGACTTCTGCATGACAAGTGGACTCCAGTATGAGTTCAACTGGGAAGGTCATCTTGGCTGTAAGACTAAAACAAATACATGCAAGAAAGGGTTCAAGAACACGACACTGTGTGGAATTATAATAA ATATTCTGGTGAACAAGACACAATTATCAActgatgaaactgaagtagggaaAACTATGCTATGCATGTGA